The sequence GCGCGCGCACGGCTGTCCGGCTGCCGCAAACAACAACGGGCGGAGAACACGCACGACGTGCGCACTCCCCGCCCGCTCCCAGCGCGAACGCGCGGTCAGTGCAGCTTGACCCGCGGCAGCGTCGTACGGCGCAGCCAGTGCGCGAAGGTGTCGAGGATCATCCGCGGATAGCCGTGCAGCGCCGCGATATGCAGCCGGTACAGCGACATGTACATGAAGCGCGCGAACAGCCCTTCGATCAGCATGTTGCCACCGATCAGCCCGCCCATCAGGTTGCCGACCGCGCTGAAGTGGCCAAGCGACACGAGCGAACCGAAATCGCGATACGTGAACTCGGGCAGCGGCCGCCCTTCGAACCGGCAGCCGATCGCCTTCAGCAGGAAGCTTGCCTGCTGGTGCGCGGCCTGCGCACGCGGCGGCACGTTGCGTTCGTTGCCGGGCCACACGCATGCCGCGCAATCGCCGAGCGCGAACACGTTGTCGTCGGTGAAGGTCTGCAGCGTGCGGCGCACGTCGAGCTGGCCGAGCTTGTTGACCTGGAGGCCGTCGAGATGCGAGAGCACGGACGGCGCCTTGATGCCGGCCGCCCAGACCGTCAGGTCCGCGCGTACTGTCTTGCCGCTCGCGGTATGTACGAGCCCCGGCGCGACCTCGGTCACGCGCTCGCTGAGCATCAGCCGTACGCCGAGCTTTTCGAGCAGCTCGGCCGTCGCCGACGACACGCGCTCCTGCAACGCCGGCAGAATCCGCGGCCCCGATTCGATCAGCACGATGCCGACGTCATGGCGCGGGTCGAGCTTGTGCAGGCCGTACACGGACAGCACCTGCGCCGTGTTGCGCAGTTCCGCGGACAACTCGACGCCCGTCGCGCCGCCGCCGACGATCACGACCTGGATGCGCGGCTCGGCCGACTCACCCGGTGCGGTCGGCGCCGGCGCCTGGTGCTCGGCGCGCATGCACGCGGCGATCAGCCGCTTGCGGAAGCGCTCGGCCTCCCCAACCGTATCGAGCGCGATCGCGTTTTCCGGCGCGCCCTGCACGCCGAAGAAGTGGGTCGTGCTGCCGATGGCGATCACGAGCGTGTCATATTCCAGCTCGCGCTCCGGCAGCAGTTCCGCGCCGTCGCTATCGTTGAGGGGCGACAGCGTGACACGCTTCGCCGCGCGGTCGAGCCCGGTCAGCTCGCCCTGCTGGAACTCGAAGCCGTGCCAGCGCGCCTGCGCCGCATATTCGAGTTCCTGCGTGAACGGGTCCATGCTGCCGGCCGCGACCTCGTGCAGCAGCGGTTTCCAGATGTGGGTCGGATTGCGGTCGACGAGCGTGACAAGCGCACGCGCGGGACGATTGCCGCGCGCGCCGTAACGGTCGCCGAGCCGCGTCGCCAGTTCCAGGCCGCCCGCGCCTCCGCCTACGATGATGATCCGATGCATCTGATTCCCCCCTTTGCGATTCGAAACTGCTGCCGCCGGACGCTGCGAACGCGATGCATTCGTCACGCCCGGTGGATTAACCGGTTCGGACATCATCGATGTGCAGTTCGAAGCACTTCGATGCGCCCGCCCCCGGAACGCGGGACGGGACGCGCCGCCCCGCATCAATGACATGACCGACATGCATTGTCCGGGAGCTTGCGCGTTGACCACAAGCAAACCATCTCGATATTCAGCATCCCTGCAACAATATGCCGCAGGAAACGGGAACCGCGCAGCGGTGCGTCAGTGTGCCTCCTCCCAGTTCGCGCCGGCGCCCACTTCGGCGACGAGCGGCACCTTCAGCTTCGCGACGCCGCACATCATTTCCGGCAGCTTCTCGCGCACGATCGACAGTTCGTCGTCGGGCACCTCGAGCACCAGTTCATCGTGCACCTGCATGATCATCCGCGATGCAAGCTTGTCGCGCGTGAGCCAGTCGTCCACCGCGATCATCGACAGCTTGATCAGGTCGGCCGCCGTGCCCTGCATCGGCGCATTGATTGCCGCGCGCTCGGCCGCCTGGCGGCGCGGGCCGTTGCCGCCGTTGATCTCCGGCAGCCACAGGCGGCGGCCGAAAACGGTTTCGACGTAACCCTTCTCCTTCGCGGTCGCGCGCGTGTTTTCCATGTACTGCGCGACGCCCGGGTAGCGCGCGAAATAGCGGTCGATGTAAAGCTTCGCCGCGTCGCGCGTGATGCCGATGTTCGACGCAAGCCCGAACGCGCTCATCCCGTAGATGAGCCCGAAGTTGATCACCTTCGCGATCCGGCGCTGGTCGGAATTGACCTCCAGCGGCGTCACGCCGAACACCTCGGCGGCCGTCGCGCGGTGGATGTCTTCGCCCTGCGAGAACGCGCGCAGCAGCGACGCGTCGCCCGAGATGTGCGCCATGATCCGCAGTTCGATCTGCGAATAGTCGGCCGACACGATCCGGTGGCCCGGCGACGCGATGAACGCCTCGCGGATCCGCCGGCCTTCGGCCGTGCGCACCGGAATGTTCTGAAGATTCGGATCGTTCGATGCGAGGCGGCCCGTCACCGCGACGGCCTGCGCATAGTTCGTATGCACGCGGCCCGTTGCAGGGTTCACCATGCGCGGCAGCTTGTCGGTATAGGTCGACTTCAGCTTCGACAGCCCGCGATGCTCGAGCAGCAGCTTCGGCAGCGGGTAATCCTCGGCCAGCTTCTGCAGCACCTCTTCGTCGGTCGACGGCGCACCGCTCGGCGTCTTCTTCACGACCGGCAACTGCAGCTTCTCGAAGAAGATCTGCCCGATCTGCTTCGGCGAGCCGAGGTTGAATTCGCCGCCCGCCAGTTCGTACGCCTGCGCTTCGAGTTCGATCAGACGCGTCGCGATTTCGGTGCTCTGCGCCTGCAGGCGCGCGTCGTCGATCAGCACGCCCGTGCGCTCCATCTTGCGCAGCACGAGCGAGACGGGCATCTCGATCTCGCGATACACACGCTCGAGGCCCGGCTCACGCGCGACCTGCGGATACAGCGCGTGATGAAGCTGCAGCGTGACATCCGCATCTTCGGCCGCGTATTCGGCGGCCTGCGCGAGCGCGACGTCGTCGAAGCCGATCTGCTTCGCGCCCTTGCCGGCCACGTCTTCATACTTGATCGTCTTGACGCCCAGATGACGCAGCGCGAGGCTGTCCATGTCGTGCGTGCGGTGCGATTCGACCACGTACGATTCGAGCAGCGTGTCGTGCTCGATGCCGTTCAGCGCGATGTCGTAGTTCGCGAGCACCTGCGCGTCGTACTTCAGGTGCTGGCCGACCTTCTTGCGATCGGCCGATTCGAGCCACGGCTTCAGGCGTGCGAGCACTTCGTCGAGCGGAAGCTGCTCGGGCATGTCGGGGCCGCGGTGCGCGACCGGCAGATAGGCGGCCTTGCCCGGCTCGACCGAGAACGACAGGCCGACGAGCCGCGCGAGCATCGGGTCGAGCGCGGTCGTCTCGGTGTCGAACGCGGTCAGCGCGGCCGCGTCGATCTTCGCGAACCACGCGTCGAACTGCTCCCAGGTCTGGATCGTGTCGTATTCGCGCGTGATGTCGGCCGCCACCACCGGTGCCGGCTCGCCTTCCGGCGCATCGGCGCCGCCACCTTCCGCCGGTGCGCTGTCGACTTCGCGCAGCCAGGTCTTGAAGCCGTAGCGCGCGAAGATGTCGCGCATCAGGTCGCGCGCTTCGCCGTCGCTCTTCAGCGACGCTTCGATCGATTCGAGATGCGGCGCGAGATCGCAGGCCGTCTCGACGGTCACGAGCGTGCGGCCGAGCGGCAGGAAGTCGAGCGCGCGGCGCAGGTTGTCGCCGACCACGCCCTTGATCTCGCCCGCGTGCTCGATGACGCCGTCGAGGCTGTCGTATTGCGACAGCCATTTCACGGCCGTCTTCGGCCCGCACTTCTCGACGCCCGGCACATTGTCGACGGTGTCGCCGATCAGCGCCAGGTAGTCGATGATCCGCTCGGGCGGCACGCCGAACTTCGCGATCACGCCGTTGCGGTCGAGCGTCTCGTTGGTCATCGTGTTGACGAGCGTGACGTGATCGGTCACGAGCTGCGCGAGATCCTTGTCACCCGTCGACACGACCACGTTCATCCCGTGCCGTTCGGCTTCGCGCGCGAGCGTGCCGATCACGTCGTCGGCCTCGACGCCTTCGACCATCAGCAGCGGCCAGCCGAGCGCGCGCACGGCGCCGTGGATCGGCTCGACCTGCAATGCGAGGTCGGGCGGCATCGACGGACGGTTTGCCTTATAGTCGGCATAAAGGTCGTCACGGAACGTCTTGCCCTTTGCATCGAACACGCAAGCGCTATACTCTGCACTGACTTCCTTGCGCATACGGCGCAGCATGTTGATGATTCCGTAGAGCGCTCCGGTCGGCTCCCCGCCAGGGCCACGCAAATCAGGCATCGCATGGTAAGCCCGATACAGATAGCTCGAACCGTCAACCAATAGCAGGGTCTTACCTTCCAGATTTCGTTCTTCAGGCATTATGAACAAGAGAAAAGTGATTCCGAGTCTGCGTTCGCTCGCAGATCAAGAACGCGCGACGGCCAAGAAGGCCCGCGCATCGTGGCAGATGTTCACGATTATGGCAGAGTTTATCGAGGCGACCGAGTACCTGTCGGAGATCCGCCCGGCTGTCAGCATCTACGGTTCTGCCCGCCTCAAACCCGACACGCCGCACTACAAGCTGGCCGTGCAGATCGCGCGCAAGCTGTCCGACGCCGGCTTCGCCGTGATCTCCGGCGGCGGCCCCGGCATCATGGAAGCCGCGAACAAGGGCGCGCACGCCGGCAAGGCACCGTCGGTCGGCCTGAACATCGAGCTGCCGCACGAGCAGGCCGGCAACCACTACCAGGACATCTCGCTGCGCTTCCGCCACTTCTTCACGCGCAAGGTCACGTTCGTGAAGAATTCGGATGCGGTGATCGTGATGCCGGGCGGCTTCGGCACGCTCGACGAGCTGTCCGAAGTACTCACGCTGATCCAGACGAAAAAATCGCGCCTCGTGCCGATCATTCTCGTCGGCAGCACGTTCTGGCAGGGGCTGCTGCAATGGTTCCGCGACCAACTGATTCCGATGGGCCTGATCAATCCGGAAGACATGAATCTGATGCAGGTGATCGACGATCCCGACCAGGTGCTCGACGCGGTGCTCGCGTTCTACGAGGACAGCGGCGAGGAAGAAGGTTCGGAGGAAGAGGGGCATCCGCCGCGGCCCGAAGAAGACCGGATGTTCTATCTGTAATCCGTCCGTGACGACAGCCGGCCCGACGGCCGGCGTACTGCTTCCCGCGCGGCAGGCATCGCGATCCGGCCGCCTGCCGCGCGTCACTTTGTAACGCGCCGTTAATCCCGCTTCGCGGCCGCGCGCCGCCGAATGTCAAATCCGCGCAGCCGACGCTGCGCAATGCGGCGTGGTCGTCCACACCCGCGGCCCGCCATTGTCAAATTGCGCGGCGAGGTACCTGCATCCCGCGCCTGCCGGCCGCCAACCCGCCGTAATAAACACGCCTCGCCTTTTCCGTCGCACGCCAGCACACTGCATTTCGTCGGCGCGGCGTTTCCCCCGGTGGAACGGCCCCCCTCGCTTCCATCGCGTCGCGCCGGCCTCTTCACAACGATCTCACGGAAAAGAACATGCAACGCTCGCTGATCGCCCTCGCCTTCGCCGGCCTCGGACTCTCGCTGTCCAGCCTCGCTCATGCCG comes from Burkholderia pyrrocinia and encodes:
- a CDS encoding NAD(P)/FAD-dependent oxidoreductase produces the protein MHRIIIVGGGAGGLELATRLGDRYGARGNRPARALVTLVDRNPTHIWKPLLHEVAAGSMDPFTQELEYAAQARWHGFEFQQGELTGLDRAAKRVTLSPLNDSDGAELLPERELEYDTLVIAIGSTTHFFGVQGAPENAIALDTVGEAERFRKRLIAACMRAEHQAPAPTAPGESAEPRIQVVIVGGGATGVELSAELRNTAQVLSVYGLHKLDPRHDVGIVLIESGPRILPALQERVSSATAELLEKLGVRLMLSERVTEVAPGLVHTASGKTVRADLTVWAAGIKAPSVLSHLDGLQVNKLGQLDVRRTLQTFTDDNVFALGDCAACVWPGNERNVPPRAQAAHQQASFLLKAIGCRFEGRPLPEFTYRDFGSLVSLGHFSAVGNLMGGLIGGNMLIEGLFARFMYMSLYRLHIAALHGYPRMILDTFAHWLRRTTLPRVKLH
- the polA gene encoding DNA polymerase I produces the protein MPEERNLEGKTLLLVDGSSYLYRAYHAMPDLRGPGGEPTGALYGIINMLRRMRKEVSAEYSACVFDAKGKTFRDDLYADYKANRPSMPPDLALQVEPIHGAVRALGWPLLMVEGVEADDVIGTLAREAERHGMNVVVSTGDKDLAQLVTDHVTLVNTMTNETLDRNGVIAKFGVPPERIIDYLALIGDTVDNVPGVEKCGPKTAVKWLSQYDSLDGVIEHAGEIKGVVGDNLRRALDFLPLGRTLVTVETACDLAPHLESIEASLKSDGEARDLMRDIFARYGFKTWLREVDSAPAEGGGADAPEGEPAPVVAADITREYDTIQTWEQFDAWFAKIDAAALTAFDTETTALDPMLARLVGLSFSVEPGKAAYLPVAHRGPDMPEQLPLDEVLARLKPWLESADRKKVGQHLKYDAQVLANYDIALNGIEHDTLLESYVVESHRTHDMDSLALRHLGVKTIKYEDVAGKGAKQIGFDDVALAQAAEYAAEDADVTLQLHHALYPQVAREPGLERVYREIEMPVSLVLRKMERTGVLIDDARLQAQSTEIATRLIELEAQAYELAGGEFNLGSPKQIGQIFFEKLQLPVVKKTPSGAPSTDEEVLQKLAEDYPLPKLLLEHRGLSKLKSTYTDKLPRMVNPATGRVHTNYAQAVAVTGRLASNDPNLQNIPVRTAEGRRIREAFIASPGHRIVSADYSQIELRIMAHISGDASLLRAFSQGEDIHRATAAEVFGVTPLEVNSDQRRIAKVINFGLIYGMSAFGLASNIGITRDAAKLYIDRYFARYPGVAQYMENTRATAKEKGYVETVFGRRLWLPEINGGNGPRRQAAERAAINAPMQGTAADLIKLSMIAVDDWLTRDKLASRMIMQVHDELVLEVPDDELSIVREKLPEMMCGVAKLKVPLVAEVGAGANWEEAH
- a CDS encoding TIGR00730 family Rossman fold protein; translated protein: MNKRKVIPSLRSLADQERATAKKARASWQMFTIMAEFIEATEYLSEIRPAVSIYGSARLKPDTPHYKLAVQIARKLSDAGFAVISGGGPGIMEAANKGAHAGKAPSVGLNIELPHEQAGNHYQDISLRFRHFFTRKVTFVKNSDAVIVMPGGFGTLDELSEVLTLIQTKKSRLVPIILVGSTFWQGLLQWFRDQLIPMGLINPEDMNLMQVIDDPDQVLDAVLAFYEDSGEEEGSEEEGHPPRPEEDRMFYL